AACCGGTCGGGTTCGTGACCGGGTACGTGCGGCCGGAGCGACCGGACACCCTGCTGGTGTGGCAGGTGGCCGTCGACGAGGCGCACCGGGGGCTCGGGCTCGCGGGCGCCCTGCTGGACGGGCTCACCGCCCGGGTCGCGCGACGGCACCCCCTGACCACCGTCGAGACCACCATCACACCGGGCAACACCGCCTCCGAGCGCCTGTTCGCCGCGTACGCCGAACGGCACGGCGCGAGCGTCGAGCGCACGGTCCTGTTCGAGGCCGGGGACTTCCCCGACGGCCCGCACCAGCCCGAGGTGCTCCACCGCATCGGCCCGCTCTCCCCCTGAGCCCCGCCGTCACCCCCCACCCCCCGCACTCCCCCTCCCCTCCCTCACTCCCCCACGCACCGAGGAGCGATTCGACGTGACCATCACCCAGCCCGACCTGAGCGTCTTCGAGACCCTGGAGTCCGAGGTGCGCAGCTACTGCCGCGGCTGGCCCACCGTCTTCGACCGCGCGCA
This genomic stretch from Streptomyces deccanensis harbors:
- the ectA gene encoding diaminobutyrate acetyltransferase, yielding MTAAQAEPLTEIAEGIRIDRPDVSDGASLWRIAGDSGALDLNSSYSYLLWCRDFADTSAVARDRSGEPVGFVTGYVRPERPDTLLVWQVAVDEAHRGLGLAGALLDGLTARVARRHPLTTVETTITPGNTASERLFAAYAERHGASVERTVLFEAGDFPDGPHQPEVLHRIGPLSP